The following coding sequences are from one Haliotis asinina isolate JCU_RB_2024 chromosome 3, JCU_Hal_asi_v2, whole genome shotgun sequence window:
- the LOC137277816 gene encoding tetratricopeptide repeat protein 32-like has translation MRTEELFDEAEKLERLGKRDEALQFYTQFIEDASIRLKNLNDQNERSALQKKLGLAYNNRGFILYQKVDFDEAINDYTRGLGCDQHMAFTFYNRGLIHYRLGRFDEAISDMKQALSIDPEFESAQICLKQSMEDLNKRKTNIHT, from the exons ATGAGAACGGAAGAGTTGTTTGACGAAGCGGAGAAACTGGAAAGATTGGGAAAGAGGGATGAGGCATTACAATTTTACACACAGTTTATTGAAGATGCATCGATAAGGTTGAAAAACCTCAATGACCAAAATGAAAGGAGCGCACT TCAGAAAAAGCTAGGACTTGCTTACAATAATCGTGGATTTATCCTGTACCAGAAAGTGGATTTTGATGAAGCAATTAATGACTACACAAGGGGACTAGGCTGTGACCAGCATATGGCCTTCACCTTCTACAACCGTGGGCTTATACACTATCGACTTG GGAGGTTTGATGAAGCAATCAGTGACATGAAGCAAGCCCTGTCCATTGATCCAGAGTTTGAGTCAGCACAGATCTGTCTAAAACAGTCTATGGAAGATCTCAACAAGAGAAAGACAAACATCCACACCTGA